Proteins encoded together in one Bacillota bacterium window:
- a CDS encoding DMT family transporter yields MMNNSRFSPLTADLCLLGVTAIWGATFVTVKNALPYIPTFSFLAVRFLIAAVCLAAIYPSRVKALNRRTLRAGILIGVFLFAGYGFQTFGLVYTTASNAGFITGLSVVIVPMIMTVITRQMPAWPTTLGVISATTGLGLLSLGDTWQINVGDGLVLLCAFGFALHIVTVGRYAPNLDTVALAVVQIATVAVLSGLCATFFETWPERIAQNVWMAWLITAIPATSLAFLIQNTMQKFTTATRTAIVFSMEPVFSAIFAYYLAGEVLTMRSLVGCGLILLGMVLAEAKLPPLNKLLSSSTSSWLTAKNQHSDQYSK; encoded by the coding sequence ATGATGAATAATTCGAGATTCTCTCCCCTGACTGCGGATCTCTGTCTGCTGGGAGTTACCGCCATCTGGGGCGCCACTTTTGTTACGGTAAAAAACGCTTTACCGTACATCCCAACCTTCAGTTTCCTGGCCGTGCGTTTTTTGATTGCCGCAGTATGCTTGGCCGCCATCTACCCTTCGCGAGTTAAGGCTTTAAACCGCCGCACTCTCAGAGCAGGGATTTTAATTGGCGTCTTCCTGTTCGCGGGCTACGGGTTTCAAACCTTTGGACTTGTTTACACAACAGCATCAAATGCTGGTTTTATCACTGGTCTTTCGGTTGTGATCGTCCCGATGATAATGACAGTAATCACGCGCCAGATGCCGGCATGGCCAACCACCCTGGGTGTGATCAGCGCCACTACTGGCTTGGGCTTGCTATCTCTGGGGGATACTTGGCAAATAAATGTGGGTGACGGACTGGTTCTGCTGTGTGCTTTTGGTTTCGCCCTACACATCGTGACTGTTGGTCGATACGCGCCCAACTTGGATACCGTTGCTCTAGCCGTCGTACAAATTGCCACGGTCGCCGTTCTGTCTGGACTATGTGCTACCTTCTTTGAAACCTGGCCTGAGCGGATTGCGCAAAACGTCTGGATGGCCTGGTTGATTACGGCTATCCCGGCCACTTCCTTGGCCTTCTTGATTCAAAACACCATGCAAAAGTTTACCACCGCTACCCGAACCGCGATTGTTTTTTCGATGGAGCCCGTTTTCTCAGCCATCTTCGCTTATTACCTAGCTGGCGAAGTCTTAACCATGAGAAGTCTGGTCGGCTGCGGTCTAATTCTGCTGGGCATGGTGCTGGCCGAAGCCAAACTTCCTCCATTGAACAAACTTCTTTCTAGTAGCACTTCAAGCTGGTTGACGGCAAAAAATCAGCACAGCGACCAATACAGTAAATAA
- a CDS encoding YihA family ribosome biogenesis GTP-binding protein produces the protein MKIKSAEFVACAVNPQQYPTSQLPELALVGRSNVGKSSLINRFTNRRSLARTSSTPGKTQTLNFYLINGLWYFVDLPGYGYARVDPGTKARWEKMITSYLTKRPNLRGVLQLIDLRHPPSREDQQMFEWLVHYQLPRIIVATKADKLSRGRWLQHVKILRQNLGLSEQEEVVVFSAETGLGVEELGQRIEQLISNK, from the coding sequence ATGAAAATCAAGTCGGCTGAATTTGTGGCTTGTGCCGTTAATCCACAACAATACCCCACCAGCCAGCTTCCAGAACTGGCCTTGGTGGGGCGTTCTAATGTGGGTAAGTCATCCTTAATTAACCGGTTTACCAATCGGCGGTCATTAGCCCGCACCAGTAGCACCCCGGGCAAGACCCAAACGCTTAATTTTTACTTAATCAATGGCCTTTGGTATTTTGTCGACTTACCTGGATACGGTTATGCCCGGGTTGATCCGGGAACAAAAGCCCGCTGGGAGAAGATGATTACCAGCTATTTGACCAAGCGGCCTAATTTACGCGGTGTGCTGCAACTCATTGACTTGCGACACCCGCCAAGTCGGGAGGACCAACAGATGTTTGAATGGTTAGTCCATTATCAGCTTCCACGGATTATTGTCGCCACCAAGGCCGATAAACTTTCACGTGGACGCTGGCTCCAGCACGTCAAGATACTGCGGCAGAACCTGGGTTTATCGGAGCAGGAGGAAGTTGTTGTGTTCTCGGCGGAAACGGGACTCGGCGTCGAGGAGTTGGGTCAGCGAATCGAGCAATTAATAAGTAATAAGTAA
- the lon gene encoding endopeptidase La, whose amino-acid sequence MIEERSESTMTRQLPLLPLRGILVFPYMVIHLDVGREKSVNAIEEAMIQAREIFLVTQKEAQTDDPQEEDIYRIGTIAEIKQLLKLPGGTIRVLVEGLSRAEIVRYVAYEPYIKVEVREYSEEQPKTSEIEALMRSLVYQFEQYVKMSKKIPPETVVSVISLEEPGRLADIIASHLALRIADKQMILEALDVKRRLEALCEILAKEMEILELERKINIRVRKQMEKTQKEYYLREQMKAIQKELGEKDERVAEGEELREKIAKAEFPKEVEEKALKEVERLEKMPPMVAEAVVVRNYLDWLLSLPWQKETRDRLNLDVAEKILDEDHYGLKKPKERILEYLAIRKLANKMKGPIICFVGPPGVGKTSLAKSIARALERKFVRMSLGGVRDEAEIRGHRRTYVGAMPGRIIQGIRQAGSRNPVFLLDEIDKMSMDFRGDPSAALLEVLDPEQNHTFSDHYIEVPFDLSRVMFITTANSQYNIPRPLLDRMELIYLSGYTEEEKVRIGTNYLLPKQLKEHGLKPEQITLSENVFRKIIREYTREAGVRNLEREIAAICRKAARQIVKDKQKKVKVTVQNLEQYLGIPRYRYGVAEKDSQVGVATGLAWTESGGDVMAIEVALLRGKGQLTMTGKLGEVMKESAQASFSYVRSKATELGIDEKFHENYDIHIHVPEGAIPKDGPSAGITMATALASALSNRRVRPDLAMTGEITLRGRVLPVGGIKEKVLAAHRAGIKTILLPRDNKKDLEEIPVNVKRKLQFVLVEHMDEVLARALEETGTNENQVG is encoded by the coding sequence ATGATCGAGGAGCGCAGTGAAAGCACCATGACACGCCAGTTACCACTTCTTCCTCTCAGGGGGATCTTGGTATTTCCATATATGGTGATTCATCTTGATGTGGGGCGAGAAAAATCAGTCAACGCGATCGAAGAGGCGATGATTCAGGCGCGCGAGATATTTCTAGTTACCCAAAAGGAGGCGCAGACCGATGACCCGCAGGAAGAAGACATTTACCGAATCGGCACGATTGCCGAAATAAAGCAATTGTTGAAACTACCGGGCGGGACGATTCGGGTTCTCGTTGAGGGATTGTCCCGAGCAGAGATTGTTCGGTACGTTGCCTACGAGCCTTATATAAAAGTGGAAGTGAGAGAATACTCGGAAGAACAGCCCAAGACCTCAGAAATTGAAGCCCTGATGCGAAGCCTGGTCTACCAGTTCGAGCAATATGTGAAGATGAGTAAAAAAATCCCGCCGGAAACCGTTGTATCTGTGATTTCGCTGGAAGAACCGGGACGGTTGGCTGATATTATCGCTTCGCACCTGGCTCTCCGTATTGCTGACAAACAGATGATCCTGGAGGCACTTGATGTTAAGCGGAGACTAGAGGCTCTGTGCGAAATCCTGGCTAAGGAAATGGAGATCCTGGAACTCGAACGGAAAATTAACATCCGCGTGCGAAAGCAGATGGAGAAGACCCAGAAAGAGTATTACCTTCGCGAGCAGATGAAGGCAATCCAGAAGGAACTAGGAGAAAAAGACGAACGAGTTGCTGAGGGAGAGGAACTGCGCGAAAAGATCGCCAAAGCAGAGTTTCCCAAAGAAGTAGAAGAAAAAGCCCTCAAAGAAGTCGAACGCCTGGAAAAGATGCCGCCGATGGTGGCGGAAGCCGTGGTAGTACGTAACTATCTGGATTGGCTACTGAGCTTACCCTGGCAAAAGGAAACCCGCGATCGTTTGAACCTGGACGTAGCAGAAAAGATCTTGGATGAAGATCATTACGGACTGAAGAAGCCTAAAGAAAGAATATTGGAGTATTTGGCTATTCGTAAACTGGCGAATAAAATGAAGGGGCCAATCATTTGTTTTGTGGGCCCACCCGGGGTCGGAAAAACATCGCTGGCTAAATCAATTGCGCGAGCCCTGGAAAGAAAATTCGTCCGTATGTCACTTGGCGGCGTGCGCGATGAGGCGGAAATCCGCGGCCATCGACGGACATACGTTGGGGCGATGCCCGGTCGAATCATTCAGGGGATCAGACAGGCGGGTTCACGTAATCCGGTTTTTTTGCTTGACGAAATTGACAAGATGAGTATGGACTTCCGAGGTGACCCTTCGGCAGCTTTGTTAGAAGTTTTAGATCCGGAACAGAACCATACATTCAGTGACCATTACATTGAAGTTCCCTTCGATCTGTCGAGGGTGATGTTTATTACTACCGCCAATTCTCAATACAATATACCACGTCCACTCCTGGACCGGATGGAGCTCATTTACCTTTCCGGCTATACGGAGGAAGAAAAGGTCCGGATTGGAACGAACTACTTATTGCCGAAGCAACTCAAGGAACACGGGCTAAAACCAGAACAGATCACTTTGTCGGAAAATGTCTTCCGCAAAATTATCCGGGAGTATACTCGCGAAGCCGGGGTACGTAATTTGGAAAGGGAAATTGCGGCAATCTGCCGGAAGGCTGCCCGTCAAATCGTTAAAGACAAGCAGAAAAAGGTTAAGGTAACGGTCCAAAACCTGGAACAATATCTGGGGATACCCCGTTATCGTTATGGTGTTGCCGAGAAGGATAGCCAGGTTGGTGTGGCTACTGGTTTGGCTTGGACCGAAAGCGGCGGGGATGTGATGGCAATTGAGGTAGCTTTGCTGCGCGGGAAAGGACAGCTGACCATGACGGGTAAACTGGGTGAAGTAATGAAGGAATCCGCTCAAGCCAGTTTTAGTTATGTCAGGTCCAAAGCGACTGAGCTGGGTATCGATGAGAAGTTCCACGAAAACTATGATATTCATATCCATGTGCCGGAAGGTGCAATTCCGAAAGATGGCCCATCAGCAGGGATAACCATGGCAACAGCACTGGCTTCAGCCTTAAGCAACCGGCGAGTCAGACCAGATCTGGCGATGACAGGCGAGATTACCCTCCGGGGCCGGGTGTTGCCGGTTGGCGGTATTAAAGAAAAGGTTCTGGCGGCACACCGTGCCGGTATAAAAACTATTCTGCTGCCCCGTGACAATAAAAAGGATCTTGAGGAAATCCCGGTTAATGTTAAACGTAAGTTGCAGTTTGTCTTGGTTGAGCATATGGACGAAGTTTTAGCCAGAGCACTAGAGGAGACTGGTACCAATGAAAATCAAGTCGGCTGA